A window of the Fulvia fulva chromosome 11, complete sequence genome harbors these coding sequences:
- a CDS encoding RHOMBOID-like protein 12, mitochondrial, whose protein sequence is MLTLRARAPRIRKGPCLRVTPQTQSASAARRTFRSTSDKQTPFFSSQPGHRTTSSASGRLGLNLFRSYTSYGPSGPAYRSAKSVAWALIGLNTAVFATWQCAKATRDTKLIRFMDNNFLLSTDSIKAGRYHTLLTSAFSHRDIGHFVFNMIALFTFGNLLAISGVGRFHVLAAGLGSALVGSLASLYHQWPRQAPQKRDVWGAFGGGRTRVLMQNLGASGLVMGLGATATCLMPFAPMRLIFMPLIPIPLFVLTLVYFGVDAFFLDRGQTGIGHAAHMGGTVFGAIYYFTYLGKYGGVWPMLRRAIMRR, encoded by the coding sequence ATGCTTACACTACGAGCTCGAGCACCGCGCATCCGGAAAGGTCCTTGCCTACGCGTCACCCCACAAACACAGTCCGCGTCCGCAGCAAGAAGGACCTTCAGATCCACGTCCGACAAGCAGACTCCCTTCTTCTCGTCCCAGCCCGGACACCGCACAACATCATCAGCATCGGGACGCCTAGGCCTCAACCTATTCCGCTCTTACACAAGCTATGGTCCTTCGGGTCCTGCCTACCGCTCCGCCAAGTCCGTCGCCTGGGCTCTCATCGGCCTGAATACTGCAGTCTTCGCCACGTGGCAGTGTGCCAAAGCAACCAGGGACACGAAGCTCATCCGATTCATGGACAACAACTTCCTGCTCTCCACCGACAGCATCAAGGCAGGCCGATACCACACGCTGCTTACCTCTGCCTTCTCCCACAGAGACATCGGACACTTCGTCTTCAACATGATCgctctcttcactttcggcAACCTCCTCGCCATCTCTGGCGTCGGCCGCTTTCACGTCCTTGCGGCGGGACTTGGGAGTGCTCTCGTCGGATCTTTGGCAAGTCTATATCATCAGTGGCCACGTCAGGCTCCGCAAAAGCGCGACGTCTGGGGAGCATTTGGAGGCGGGAGGACCAGGGTTCTCATGCAGAATCTGGGAGCAAGTGGACTGGTGATGGGACTGGGGGCCACTGCCACTTGCCTCATGCCATTCGCTCCGATGAGGCTGATCTTTATGCCGTTGATTCCGATTCCTCTGTTCGTGCTCACGCTTGTTTACTTTGGTGTCGATGCCTTCTTCCTCGATCGAGGCCAGACGGGGATTGGCCATGCGGCACACATGGGTGGCACCGTCTTTGGTGCCATCTACTACTTCACATACCTGGGCAAGTACGGTGGCGTGTGGCCAATGCTGAGGAGGGCAATCATGAGGAGGTAG
- a CDS encoding ATP-dependent RNA helicase dhh1, with protein MADGLAAELDGTSLNDSQSGDWKQGLQAPAKDGRQQTEDVTATKGLEFEEFYLKRELLMGIYEAGFEKPSPIQEETIPVALSGRDVLARAKNGTGKTAAFVIPTLERINTKSDKIQALLLVPTRELALQTSQVCKTLGKHLGVNVMVTTGGTGLRDDIVRLNEPVHIVVGTPGRILDLAGKGVADLSEAKTFVMDEADKLLSPEFTVTIEQLLKFHPKDRQVMLFSATFPVVVKDFKDKHMNDPHEINLMDELTLRGITQYYAFVDEKQKVHCLNTLFSRLQINQSIIFCNSTTRVELLAKKITELGYSCFYSHAKMLQQHRNRVFHDFRNGAMRNLVCSDLLTRGIDIQAVNVVINFDFPKNAETYLHRIGRSGRFGHLGLAINLINWDDRFNLYRIEQELGTEIQPIPQSIDKKLYVYDTPENIPRPINTAPQQRQQQQQQQAAQNASRQQGTGSDLQNPANRTDGYGRGRGGGYGRGRGGPRNDQNGFQGQQRQGGYQQRPNQQMAPAGPPAAQA; from the coding sequence ATGGCGGACGGGCTTGCGGCCGAGCTCGACGGCACCTCGCTAAACGACTCACAATCCGGCGACTGGAAACAAGGCTTGCAAGCGCCGGCCAAAGATGGCAGGCAGCAAACAGAGGATGTCACCGCGACGAAAGGCCTGGAATTTGAGGAGTTCTACCTGAAGAGAGAGCTGTTGATGGGTATATACGAAGCAGGGTTCGAGAAGCCCTCACCCATCCAAGAAGAGACGATCCCAGTTGCACTATCAGGCCGCGACGTTCTCGCGCGCGCAAAGAACGGCACAGGAAAGACTGCTGCCTTCGTCATCCCCACACTTGAGCGCATCAACACCAAGTCGGACAAGATTCAGGCTCTGTTGCTGGTGCCCACCAGAGAATTGGCTCTGCAGACGTCGCAAGTATGCAAGACGCTTGGCAAACACCTTGGTGTCAATGTCATGGTCACCACAGGAGGAACGGGACTGCGTGATGACATTGTACGTCTCAACGAGCCAGTACACATTGTCGTCGGAACACCTGGCCGTATTTTGGACTTGGCTGGAAAGGGTGTTGCCGATCTGTCGGAAGCCAAGACTTTCGTCATGGACGAAGCCGACAAGCTGTTGTCGCCAGAATTCACCGTCACTATTGAGCAGCTGCTCAAGTTTCACCCCAAGGACAGGCAGGTCATGTTGTTCTCTGCCACCTTCCCCGTCGTGGTGAAGGACTTCAAAGATAAGCACATGAACGATCCTCACGAGATCAACCTCATGGACGAACTTACTCTGCGTGGTATTACCCAGTACTATGCCTTCGTCGACGAAAAGCAGAAGGTGCACTGCTTGAACACGCTTTTTAGCAGACTGCAAATCAATCAGTCCATCATTTTCTGCAACAGCACCACCAGAGTCGAGTTGCTGGCCAAGAAGATTACAGAGCTTGGTTACTCCTGCTTCTACTCGCACGCGAAAATGCTGCAACAACATCGAAACCGCGTCTTCCACGACTTTCGCAACGGCGCCATGCGCAATCTTGTATGCTCAGATCTACTGACACGTGGCATTGACATTCAAGCTGTCAACGTCGTCATCAACTTCGACTTCCCAAAGAACGCCGAAACCTACCTTCACCGTATCGGTCGTTCTGGACGTTTTGGACATCTGGGTCTGGCTATCAACTTGATCAACTGGGATGATCGATTCAATCTGTACCGTATCGAACAGGAGCTTGGAACTGAGATTCAGCCTATCCCGCAATCCATCGACAAGAAGCTGTACGTGTATGACACACCAGAGAACATCCCCCGACCAATCAACACTGCACCACAACAGAGGCAGCAACAACAGCAGCAGCAGGCAGCGCAGAATGCTAGCAGACAGCAAGGGACAGGGTCTGACCTGCAGAATCCTGCCAACCGAACCGACGGCTACGGCCGCGGCAGAGGTGGTGGCTATGGCAGAGGCCGTGGCGGACCTCGCAATGATCAGAATGGCTTCCAGGGCCAACAGAGACAGGGCGGCTACCAGCAGCGGCCGAATCAGCAGATGGCGCCCGCTGGTCCTCCCGCGGCTCAGGCTTAG